In Tenebrio molitor chromosome 1, icTenMoli1.1, whole genome shotgun sequence, the sequence gtcaaggtcaaataattcaatattgtggcggtgtgatttttagttcaaaaatgctttagctgtgtatgtcaccaatacgggctgataaagtaaccaagtcattcgtagactgtcgaggttatgttattcgctgtcagcaaagaaacagtcatttttcaaatattgttattaaactttttggaggataacaataggtaataatacatctattttgttatcatttgcactaaaaatagtgtcagttgTTAATCGGCATGATAGGattaggtactatggcggacaataaatttaggccggcctgtcattagcttgacatcaaaatgtgaagctggcattatgttcaactaaccccattttcgatttttgtcattcttgtcatcgtgacagcgataatcaaaattaaaattgggaaaagaagcgtgcaccagagagaagtgctactacaaatcagttatggtaatgcgtcatgatctgtaagttacgaaaagagcgaaggaaacgccaaacagcttgaaaaccttcagtttgagaaactgacacatcagtcataatgacaataaatggtagcttgcattgacttttttgaaatgtcagaaatttgccggcctaaatttattgtccgccatagtacatacaATAGGTATAATACCTAACTCCTACCTATtggtgttgtatttttctgcttgcgttgttgattaagtgaaaaaacccTTAATGACTACATTTACTTAACCTTCTGCGATTAACATGATGAGTGATGAGGAACCAGAATAAGTTATAGAAAATGAACCCAATAGGAAATTGTATgaagtttctttcattggaagcgatggaagtaaggaatgcatctaaatgatggaacaaatttggcaataaaatttaatttattcagagACACTTGTACGTTTTGATTGTGGTTGTGACGTTTCAAGaatgtattgttacaattgcataccacaaaagaaaggtgtattttgatttttaatgatttttttctaatttaagttttttcgatgtatacatattacctttaaaataacgttgtattgttaaaactgctcaataaaggtcgtaaatagattataatcatgttaatacatacaatacattaaatattaaaggattctaactaattaattttcgaactgaagctattttttcttgagtccgaattagcttgcgggtttcgtcacattacgtcagttgtggaaggttaacgtaatttaaaaattaaccttttttcttttcgccacggtaaaatcacccaggaatagaattttattaaaaagtctgtgactttatttcacacgtctaactaacattcaaaattaaagacgtcaaatcgctctatcacgaataaaacacgataatgtaaaaattactaggaaaggagGCGCAGGCTTGCAACGTGATAACAATTTGGCAGgaaaaatccaacgtgaatggactttaggaTGGAAACCAACTTTTCTAAAACAGTTGTacgtaaaaaattcaacgaTGTGTTTTCCATGTAAAAAATGTCAGTTGTAAACTTTGTACAATTACTGTGGGATGAAGCATATTGagattcatttttaattttataattcaaatattgggtgattcaaaatgattgtggataagtatggcaactatgtacgaaaatttatgtcgcaactgtgtgggtagcatatacagcgtgatcaacaatgactgagtctgttggcaatgaaacaattgaaaatactagtgatttttgtctagtaattggcactgaccacgcactggccggattttttaacttgagatgacattaaaaacattcttggttatgcaggttatgtttatactattacaaaaattaaccttcgttggtaaattttaaatttgccaaatttcattgttaccaacagactcagtcattcttgatcactccgtagttgacatttctttgacagttcatagtcgcgcaattttcaaaattgtcaaatcagaATACAATGAtataaaaagaaacaaatgcatgcttatgaaatgtcatacatagttgtcattcattttgaatcacccaatatgtaatttgttttaaatcgTTTCAGAAACAAAGAcctaatatgtacatataattATAGGTAAAACATTCGTTAGTATTAATGCGtcacatttttcaaatcttAGACGGTCTGCTTATAGACGCCTTTGTTCAGCTTAATCACAAAAGAGAATAATTTAGCGGTAGCTGGTGAACTTGGTGGCCACATGAAAAGAACGTAACTCTGCATTTCCACTTACTTTTAAACTCTGGAATCCGATGCCCACCAGGAAGTTGGCGATCCAGTTGACTAAAACCGCAATTGACATGGCAGCCGGTCGAGGTCCTTGCGAGAAGAGTTCGGCGGTGATCATCCAGGGTATCGAGCCGGGCCCCACGGCGAAGAACACGACGAATCCCAACGTCGAAACCACAGACAGATACGACATCCAGTCTATCATCTCCTGCACGTATCCAAAAAACTCCTATCAGGCAGTAGTAAGGGTGTTCTTTCCCGACAGGGAGGAGTGACCGCGATAGATAAAATCATAATATTGGAGCACGGTTAAGTGGTGTCCAGCTACTCACAAAACGGGACCTGTCCGGATCTTGTTGCAAAGCAAACCGAATAAGTCCCGGTCCGAGTGTACACATGCATTGTGTTTCGAGTGTGTATATAGTCTCGGCGTGCGGGTGACAATGGTGTAGGTTATAGGCAAGGTATTTACAGCGTCCCTCCTCCACCATGTCAGGAAAGTCGTCACACACAGACAGGGCGAGGCATAAGAAGCGGGTGAGATGTGGAAGCAAGCGCAGGAAACCGCCACTGAAAGGATAACAGGACTGTCGCGTCGTGAAACGGGTGTGGGCTACAAAACGTTTTACAAGAACCCTTTCACGACCCTAATCCTAAAGAAATCGCTTCCTCCGGGACACACCTGGATCTACTGTGGCTTTATGTGCGCCCGAAGAAAGCGTATCAGTCATTACCGCGGGCGCAGCCCGAGGAAGTCTCAATAAATGATCTACACCTTATACTTGTCGGCGAAATTCTCAAAAATGACCAAATCTGCTTTGATCGCTGTTGAGAAAGACCTCGACACGGCACAACACTAACTTCaattaacaaaagaaaaacttttAAAGTTTCAAAGCACTTTTAAGCCTCGCTAAAAATACAACTCGCAATACACGCGTGTATATAATCTGCACGAATTCGTAAAGTCATTATTTTTGCATCTGTTTTCTGCCCTCATTCCACCCTCtgtcattaaaaaacaatacaccgacgaaaatatttttcacgacgagtttattatttatttccgagaTGTAGGTGGCGCCACCACGAGTGGCAGTTTTTGAGAGCGAAAAACTAGCGGCGAGTTTTATGCAAGAAAGCACATAACATTTTCcgtaaaacaattaattatgaGAACGAATTAATTCGGAAAATAACcgagaaaatgtaaagaacttcattaaactgaTGCCTTTTCATTCGTTAAGTTATAATAAAAGTCGCCTTTAATGGAagcaaacaaaataaaaaagtttataGGCGTATCATTGTATGAgaactaaaaaatgtttaattcaattgttttttatgGAAATGAAGTTCAAAAAAGAAATGGAACtcgttaaattaaaattcgcGGAAGAATAATTACTCGTATAAAACTAAGTACATTGGAtgaaaaggttttaaatgAATAAGCAAATGCGAGGTGTTGCAAACAAAAGAATAAACATGCGGGGACTCTTTTCACAATTTATTGTCGCTAAAATTGCATTCTTTAGTAATTTGGAGTGGCTGTGCGTTCCTGGTAAACTAAAGAATACAATTTGTGCACCGACAAAATTCGTgccaataaataatttacgttATTTTTACATTCGCATTTCCATTTTCGGATGTGTTTTTAGATAtattgaaaaaacataaaCTCCTGACCATTTTACAGATATGCTGACTCGATATCCTCGAGCCTGGAAAATCTGGATATAAagaatatgtaaatttttatgcCGCTCACATATCTCTTATAATGTGGCAAAAACATCTCCATCTtgaataaatcatttagtGGCACCCCAGCACCTAGTGCCGGTTTATACAAACCGAGAAAATAAGAAATCATCTTGTGTTTTTTCTGGTCACTTTTTGCAGAGATCATTTCTTATTTAATGATTGTTTAGCAAGACTCCTGTGCGCTCCACTGAATAAATCACAACACTTCAAAACTACCGAAGCAACTGCCTTTTGCGAGATGACTCTTTTGAGACAGAGCGAAACAACGACAAGAGGCAGCATTTCGATCATTTCCACCATCACCGTTCGATTGCCAGCACCGAGGAAAGGTGCAACAGTGCCAACGAACCAACCTTTATCAAAAATGAGATGGTGATGAATATCGAAAAGATGAACATGCCACCGAGGCCGTAAAGGTGCAACGTCCGCCTGCCGGTTCGATCCATCAGGGGAATGGAGACCACGGTCATCACCACCATAATGGCGCCGATGCCCATGGTGGCGAACTTGGCGTGCTCTTCGGACAGCCCCGAACTGACGAACAAACTGGTCGAATAGTAGAACACCTGGAACAGGTTGTCGGTTTTAATCCGTACGATTTGCTCGTCCGTCGGCCGATATTTACCGCATTGATGCCCGACAGCTGCTGCGAGAGCTGCATGACAACGCCGATGATCAAGGGCGCCCTCAGAGTCGGCGAACAAATCAACTCCATCATGCTGATCGAGGCCTCGGCTTGTTGGGCCCGCTCTTCCGCTCGCATCTCCTCGATGTCCTCTTCGACCTGGTTGCTCGCCCTCAACCTTCGCAGTGCCTTCCGCGCTTCTTCCTCCCACTGCTTGGTGATGAGCAAGTAGCGCGGGCTTTCCGGACAAATTGGAAGAAGTATTAACTGAAGGAAGGCAGGACATATGGCTAAGCCAAGCAGTACAGGCCAACCGTCGTTGGTACCGAGGATTTGTTCGATACCCAGCACTTGTGATAACAGAAGACCCACCGTTACCGCTAATTGGTTCACCGTCCCGAGACCACCGCGTAAATTTAAAGGAGCTATTTCGGATATATACATAGGTACTAAGGATGTGTTCAGtcctgcaacaaaaaaatcaatcagaGAAACGATTGTTCTTTTATTGTTCTCCTCTACAAAGTGTAGGTGACGCATCGGTGACATTTTGGATGTATTCAGGACAGGGCGCGTAAAGTTCAGACAAGAACAAGAATACTCACCACAATTGACCCCTATAATAAATCTgccaaaaaatagtatttcaTATGAGTTCGCTGCTTTGGTGCCCCACATTAAGCACGCCCCACTTATTCCCAGGACGTTGTTCAGAAGCAGCCCGCCTTTCCTGGAACAGAAGCGAACTCGATTAGGAAAAGCCGCCCAACTTTGCTCCCGCTGTTCACTAAATCTTGCGCTGACTCACCTGCCGAATCTGTTGGCTACCATTCCTCCACCGAAACCACCGATCATACCTCCCAACGCAAATATGGACACAGCAATGGAGTAGAGACCCCGAGCAGAATCATCTGATAAATCTTTTTGGTATCTGGCTTTGTACGAATCTTTCATGAAATCTTCAATGTTTTGCTCTGGCGCGTTGATCACTCCTGTGTTGTATCCGAACTGCAGCATGCCCAGGACTGCCGCCAGGATCGCGTACGACAGGAAGAATGTCAAGCCCTGCAACAAAATCAATCACTAAAAGGTACACGTTCCACATTCGCGATGATTCAATTTATCTTCAAGAAATAAAATCATGTGTCGGGGAGTCCCAACAGGACGGgcataattttcatttctttcttACTTTTCAAGTGGAATAACAAGtcagatttttgtaaaacgtGCACTTGGCATCGTGAATGTAGTTACAAACTGATGGTAGATACACACACTTGTTCGTtacgatattttttaataaattatatgtataagtaataaattgtaaatatgtataaattataatgataaaataataataaagaaaatggcAATAATCTATTAATATTCTTTCACACGCCgagttttaaataatttgtcagaATGTTTTACAACTGCCGTTTTTCGTACTACGCAAGAATTGGAAACAACTggacaaaaaaggaaaatactTTAATATctgcaatattttaattaatcttggttctattattattttgtagtggaaaattgtttattatcaCACAAGTTTGATAAGATGTTATATGCCACAAAGGTACAAGTGCAACAATatgtcttataaaacgagtataatacacatatttttcagttttgcATTTATTATGTATAGTCGCggtcagaaaaaaataagatAAGTTGAAAAACCAAGTTAGcttttttctataaaatttagttgcttaacttcggctTTATAATTATGACtgatttgtcaaaaactgaaTTATCGaatcgaattaaaaaaaaaatctcgaaTTAACGATATTGTGAAGTGTTTGGTAATTGCGAGGACGGAAGAAGAGGGATTGTCGATCAGACAAATTGTTCAATGCTataacattaataaaaaacaattataatGTGATCGAaatatgcaacacaaaatacataataaactATAGGCGTGTCAAAACCAAATAactaccaacactgcattctacccagaAAAGCAACAGGCAACGTTGTGTACTTAGattaccatttgaaaaataaaagttgcccattgcccataaatgggtagatggtagaaaaattatacagagcaagtcacataaggcttatttctgaatttattttgtacgcaaccaaaaatactaatgacgctgaccaGACCActgataccgtttataatgagatttaatttagtaatcaacaaaggtatgtaatttgactaaaaatgtcaaaatgacgttatcCTTTTCTGATTAAtggaatcaaaattaaattcatcaactgtcattttgacatttttagccaaattacttATCttattataaacggtatcaagtggtcagcgtcactagtatttttggttgcgtacaaaataaattcagaaataagccttatgtgacttgccctgtaggTACGCTCACTTAGGTAATCAATAACAAAGTTATAGCGTGGGCCGTTTTTTtaagacagcctgtataatgaccctgtaaatattttaatagtaaccatACAAAgagtaaaatttcaaacagacttactgtcgcgagcaataaattttggtcgtcaatgtcatttcaaaatttggttagattgtcacaaattaaaaaaaaaatccctgcctgattatgcccaggtcaacaaagtgtcaaaaaaatgagaaaaaaatgacaattaatgtcatacaacatgatgataggttatgatatttacgactgttttacaatggagcattttagattgcgtcaaagaatgaccttgacgatcaaaatttattgctcgcgactgtacacttgctttcaaaacttttgCGTACAACTATTTTTCGCTGTATTAAACCAGGGTTGTAAATTAATCAACTctgacatttaaacttttgaaaagtcaaaatgcctcGACTGACAGAGCAAGACAAAGTTTTGATACTTTTCAAATTAGAACAGGGGCGGTCCATAAGAAGGGTTGTTATGTATAAATTACATAATAAGACAGGAATCTGTGTCCTGAGGGACCgaccataatttttttaaatgctgtCAATGTCATCTTTAACCCAATCTTAAAATTACCCATTCACACTgctaaaattttgcaaaatcgttgttacttgattttgaatctgTACGCGAAACTTTTGAAAGCAAACaaatgtactattccggagaCGGAATCTtggtcacaactgacatttaactgacaaatatgtctGAAcaggcctttattgaatataacccaacttttgactagataatgccatttctctgcttttttgatgtcacaagaaaaacttcaaagtgatttttaataactgtcatttattaatgacactaatgattggtttacatcattttttttttataaatgtctaaaaaatgttggccaagattccgtgtccggcaTAATACCTACatagcgaaaaaacattgccctacttttttttgtccacgACTGTcagtattaaaaaattctgcaaaaacATGTAAAGTTCATTCACATTGGATTTTCCTCATcaaggtcaaattatttaatttttgggagtgtgatttttacttcaataatattttttagaatcttgcgtctctaataggtctattattgtattcaatttggagtcgtttatggctctcttaaagcactcgtagtttaatagatttataagaaaatttttatcaatatttcagtgtattattgtcatttacaacaaaaaacttccaattttaatgttcaaactcaaCTTTTTAActtatgttgcagatgtagttgcatccgttaccttgaattaccaattaatacaaaattccctagaatttgaaaatttaatttttttatttaaaaattaaaacaagggtgcaaattctaaaaaataacagaaaaaactcgttttataagggcattggcgcactcgtcccatacaaaactcccctacgggtcgttttctacacttgggactcgtgcgccaaatcgacccttataaaactcgttctttaatatgtATACCATTAACTGCGTATGTCACCAATACGGGCTGATAAAGTAACCATATCAAGCGTAGACTGTAGAGGTTAGGTAGGTCGGGCTAGATATTTTTCAGTTCTTGGCtacatttaacatttaattaacGCAATTTTCAAGTTAGCTGTTAATAAAACGTTCTTTTTTCTTACCGCCATGGCAATATTAATCAGGAATAgagttttatgaaaaaatctaacttcatttcacacgtcaaactaacattcaaaattaaagacgtcaaatcTCTCTAACACGATAATGTGaaaattactaggaaaggagATGCCAGTTACATGACAACAATTTGACAGaaaaaatccaacgtgaatgaactttagtaacttttgcggAAATTGGATGTTGGTACCATTAACGTGACATTAACCAAACATTTGAATATCGTACAGGTCGCAAAACGTAGCTTGATACTTGGGAAATGGATGCGCAGTGAAATTGTGGAAAGTAGTGGGGAGAGACCCATTGTAAACGAAGCCGTGGGAGGATTTTCGGTCTTTCTTGCAAGTCGGATTTCTCATTCTATCTACGCATCTCAAGTATCAAGCTACGTTTTGCGACCTGTGttgaagttgcaaatttgccATCAATTTAATCAAATCAAGGCAAGAAATACTTTTTACAATGTTTGAATCCACCTCAATGTTTCAGATTCCAACAGTAATCAGTCATATTTCTGTTTCTTCTACATTTTGAAGAAATCTTTCACCTTACTCTTCACTGACCAAGATTTTTGGGGTTCAGCAAGTgtgaaaataaagaaacatGAAATGATGAATGAATAAAaagaacattttcaaaatgtaactCATCTTACATCctgtaatgaaatttttgcaaCATTCCTTCcaacattttgaaatctaaATCATATTGCCaagaaaatacatattttgttttaagtaCCGATCATACTTCTTTTTCTGTTACCTGTGAGTGTagggaaaaacaaaaatgccTTCTTGCTTTCTGAGACAGATTTGGGTGTTTACAATGGTAGGTACGAAAACATATACCTACCCTGTTTGTCCAAAGTTTTTGTAAATTGATGCATTAAACCAAGTTTCATGTGAAGTAGAGTcaacgatatttttttttgttgtactaaatttgaatctataatgtttttttaatcttaaaaTTAGATAAGCCATTCTTCTTTGTCCAATGTAAACCACCACATGTACTGCTGTACTAGCTACCATTAGGCAACTGATTAAAGACAGTAAAGTAAACAtacattgtttttttgttcgacactgtcagaatttaagaattttctcctgtgtgaactaGGGATGGGACATCGAACACAAACATCGATGCTCAATATCGGTGTTGACATCGATAGCGACCATCGATGGGTAGGAaacatcgaacaaaaaacatcgatattttgaaacatcGATGGTATTAAAAATTGGGGCGAAAATAGTCATTTGaacatattaaattaataagttgataaaaaacatgtttattcACTATTTAAAgttcaaaactaaaatatcaaaaaattaaaattaggtaGGTATCCAACTAGAATTACGAAAATTATAGATTCCAAAAACTTTTATCAATAGATagatagaaaaataataacattgaCAACAAGAAGTGTTTCACTTCTGTTCTATTCACTTTCAACTCAGGCTCAGAATCAGAGAGACTCAGAATGAAACGCAAAAGCAAATACGATGGCAGCGCCGCAGCGGAAAGTGGAAACTGATCAACCGATCCCGATCTGCCAAGTCATGGCCAAATTACACGTGGACTTCCCAGAAGGGCCATTCACGTCATTTCTTGGAAATTGTAttcctgttttgtttttttttttgtcgatgttCGATGTTTTATTACGAACATCGATAAAATATTGACGTTTGAAAAAGAATACCATCGATGTCAAAATATCGAAGATTGAACTCAAAACATCGATGTTCGGCTAACATCGATGTATATCGCCCATCCCTAGTGTGAACGGAtgttgataaatgtcacaactcgtattcaactcgttcgtgtgtaaattgggctctttatggcactcgtgggcctttaaaatgctcgtttcactcgcgttttaaactggcccaccatgccataaagagcccaatttatacacgaactcgttaaataatatactatttttcagttccgttatatttttaataattatttgaaaCCTGatagttaatttatttgaaaacaataGGTGAtaggcaaaaaatatttacatattaGGTAATAATATTTGTCTTCACATAACAGCTATAGTGAATCAAACCCTGGATTTATGTCGGCCTGTGTAATTCCAGGGTGAAATAAGCTAAGACTTTATAAATCGCAGAATATTTAAAGCCAGAAAAAAACTcgctttatttggttcaattAGACGAACTTTTGACAGTTCATGTTGATTATGTGCGTAATTAAATAGCCACGAAAGTCTTCGGTACACAGAAGCCCAATTAGCTCGGCTAAAAAGTACGAATGCTGAAATCCCTATTTAATCCAAAACACTGCAATACCGAGGACTGAATATTTCAGTTTTTAGTAATTAGTGTTGGTTTTAATCCGCTTAATAGTCTAAAGCTTTGCTATgtagtttggaaaataaaagaACGTGATTTTAAGCTCTGCTGGTTTCTTAATTGTTGGCGCAAGAAAATTagttgaaaattgaaaaaaaaatcgaatttcgTATAGAATGAAAAAAAGATTATATAGGTGAGTGTACCTAC encodes:
- the Glut1 gene encoding glucose transporter type 1 isoform X10, encoding MSMNLTAKLDELQRGDRHLETTVALCEIRTQLQELTKSVESCQSEVSEVKRDMVAIKHELDTVQQVKEEIEELRERVDRFEERSQRRKLRLLEQGLTFFLSYAILAAVLGMLQFGYNTGVINAPEQNIEDFMKDSYKARYQKDLSDDSARGLYSIAVSIFALGGMIGGFGGGMVANRFGRKGGLLLNNVLGISGACLMWGTKAANSYEILFFGRFIIGVNCGLNTSLVPMYISEIAPLNLRGGLGTVNQLAVTVGLLLSQVLGIEQILGTNDGWPVLLGLAICPAFLQLILLPICPESPRYLLITKQWEEEARKALRRLRASNQVEEDIEEMRAEERAQQAEASISMMELICSPTLRAPLIIGVVMQLSQQLSGINAVFYYSTSLFVSSGLSEEHAKFATMGIGAIMVVMTVVSIPLMDRTGRRTLHLYGLGGMFIFSIFITISFLIKEFFGYVQEMIDWMSYLSVVSTLGFVVFFAVGPGSIPWMITAELFSQGPRPAAMSIAVLVNWIANFLVGIGFQSLKNALDNYTFLPFSVFLAIFWIFTYKKVPETKNKTFEEILALFRHGNGRASFRDSRLYGSMLNCVNALEQHLPVTEQAGLVIAEEKTQQDSFPNPFERRMYKTTYNPRRHSAYATVPAGSEHSSRAGDVGSRPPPPLPPPRFPNSAV